Proteins encoded by one window of Halomonas chromatireducens:
- a CDS encoding ArsJ-associated glyceraldehyde-3-phosphate dehydrogenase, whose translation MSLRIGINGFGRIGRLALRAGWSNPDLEFVRINDPGGDAATFAHLLQFDSVHGQWTGGGDDITANDDALFVAGKHIDFTANRDIADTDWSGCDVVIECSGKIKTTGKLQAYLDQGVKRVVVSAPVKEEGVLNVVMGVNDHLFDPARHRIVTAASCTTNCLAPVVKVIHEQLGIRHGSMTTIHDITNTQVILDAPHKDLRRARACGMSLIPTTTGSAKAITAIFPELTGKLNGHAVRVPLANASLTDMVFEVQRETTAEEVNVLLKQAAEGELAGILGYEERPLVSIDYRSDPRSSIVDALSTMVVAGTQVKLYAWYDNEYGYACRTVELAAKVGNADA comes from the coding sequence ATGTCCCTTCGTATCGGTATCAACGGTTTCGGCCGCATTGGCCGCCTGGCACTTCGCGCCGGCTGGTCGAACCCCGATCTCGAGTTCGTGCGTATCAACGACCCGGGCGGCGATGCCGCCACCTTTGCCCACCTGCTTCAGTTCGACTCGGTGCATGGCCAATGGACCGGTGGCGGCGATGATATCACGGCCAATGACGACGCCCTGTTCGTCGCCGGGAAACACATCGACTTCACCGCGAACCGCGACATCGCCGATACCGACTGGTCCGGCTGCGACGTCGTCATCGAATGCTCGGGCAAGATCAAGACCACCGGAAAACTGCAGGCCTATCTCGACCAGGGGGTCAAGCGCGTGGTGGTCAGCGCCCCGGTCAAGGAAGAGGGGGTGCTCAACGTGGTGATGGGCGTCAATGATCATCTGTTCGATCCGGCCAGGCACCGTATCGTCACCGCCGCGAGCTGCACGACCAACTGCCTGGCGCCGGTGGTCAAGGTAATCCACGAGCAGCTCGGCATCCGCCACGGCTCCATGACCACCATCCACGACATCACCAACACCCAGGTGATCCTCGATGCCCCGCATAAGGACTTGCGCCGGGCCCGGGCCTGCGGCATGAGCCTGATTCCCACCACCACCGGTTCGGCCAAGGCGATCACCGCGATCTTCCCGGAGCTCACCGGCAAGCTCAATGGCCACGCCGTGCGCGTGCCGCTGGCCAACGCCTCGCTCACCGACATGGTGTTCGAGGTGCAGCGCGAAACCACGGCGGAAGAGGTCAACGTCCTGCTCAAGCAGGCCGCCGAAGGCGAACTGGCCGGTATCCTGGGCTATGAGGAGCGCCCGCTGGTTTCCATCGACTACCGCAGCGACCCGCGCAGCTCCATCGTCGATGCCCTCTCCACCATGGTGGTGGCCGGCACCCAGGTGAAGCTCTACGCCTGGTACGACAACGAGTACGGCTACGCCTGCCGCACCGTGGAGCTCGCCGCCAAGGTAGGAAACGCCGACGCATGA